The Miscanthus floridulus cultivar M001 chromosome 7, ASM1932011v1, whole genome shotgun sequence genome includes a region encoding these proteins:
- the LOC136464414 gene encoding chaperone protein dnaJ 16-like has translation MAGPKFGSFKAEKGDSAAAAGAAAQRKDPYEVLGVGRNATEQEIKSAFRRMALKYHPDKNSDDPVASEKFQEATFSYNILSDPDKRRQYDASGFEAIEAESQELELDLSSLNTVNTVFAALFSKLGVPIKTTVSATVLEEALNGSVEISQLQLGKSLCRKVEKQSAHFYSVDITDKEAKMGLVCRVHSTSKSKFKLLYFELEDNGGLSLALQEDSAKTGKVTSAGMFFLGFPVYRFEQNNSAAAAKDPDGAFFKRLDGFQPCEVNELKAGTHYFAVYGDNFFKSASYTIEVVCAEPFSDQKEKLRSVETKIIAKRSELSKFESEYREVLAKFTEMTSRYAQEMQTIDELLKERNAIHASYTNNPTLQRSSSSSKGKSPSKGSKSEDDQTVKKENKSKSQPMDGSKSDDEGPKNKKEKKPKDRIRRKKWFNIHLKVDKRRPC, from the exons ATGGCGGGGCCCAAGTTCGGGTCGTTCAAGGCTGAAAAGGGGGATTCGGCGGCGGCTGCCGGCGCGGCGGCCCAGAGGAAGGACCCATACGAGGTGCTCGGGGTGGGGCGTAATGCTACTGAGCAGGAGATCAAGAGCGCCTTCCGCCGCATGGCACTCAA GTACCATCCAGATAAGAATTCAGACGACCCTGTTGCCTCAGAGAAGTTTCAAGAAGCCACATTCTCCTATAACATCCTGTCAGATCCAGATAAGAGGCGCCAGTATGATGCATCAGGGTTTGAG GCCATTGAAGCAGAAAGTCAGGAACTGGAGCTGGACCTATCAAGTCTCAATACTGTAAATACAGTGTTTGCTGCTCTGTTTAG CAAACTAGGTGTACCAATCAAGACCACTGTCTCAGCAACAGTTTTAGAGGAGGCATTGAATGGATCAGTAGAGATTTCTCAGCTTCAGCTGGGCAAATCTCTATGTAGGAAG GTAGAAAAGCAGTCAGCTCACTTTTATTCTGTGGACATAACAGATAAAGAAGCCAAAATGGGCTTAGTTTGTAGAGTTCATTCAACTTCTAAAAGTAAATTTAAG CTGTTGTATTTTGAGCTTGAGGACAATGGTGGATTAAGCCTTGCTTTACAG GAAGATAGTGCAAAAACTGGAAAAGTTACTTCTGCGGGGATGTTCTTTCTAGGCTTTCCTGTGTATCGATTTGAACAAAATAATTCA GCTGCTGCTGCGAAGGATCCTGATGGTGCTTTCTTTAAAAGATTAGATGGCTTTCAACCTTGTGAAGTAAATGAACTGAAAGCAGGAACCCATTATTTTGCTGTATATG GTGACAATTTCTTCAAAAGTGCGAGCTATACTATTGAGGTTGTATGTGCTGAACCCTTCTCTGATCAAAAGGAGAAGCTACGAAGTGTGGAGACAAAGATAATTGCAAAACGATCTGAGCTGTCTAAATTTGAGTCTGAGTATCGGGAG GTTTTGGCAAAGTTCACTGAGATGACTAGCAGATATGCTCAAGAAATGCAAACG ATTGATGAGCTTCTAAAGGAAAGGAATGCAATTCATGCATCCTATACCAACAACCCAACTCTGCAGCGGAGTTCCAGTAGCAGCAAAGGGAAATCACCCTCTAAAGGGTCCAAAAGTGAGGATGACCAAACTGTAAAGAAGGAAAATAAATCGAAGAGCCAGCCAATGGATGGATCCAAAAGCGATGACGAGGGTcccaaaaataaaaaggaaaaaaagccTAAAGATCGGATTCGAAGGAAGAAGTGGTTCAACATTCATTTGAAAGTGGACAAGAGAAGGCCATGCTGA
- the LOC136464415 gene encoding peroxidase 31-like, giving the protein MHQHEIPAIMRLSLLLLVAALSARAAAQLPAPAGALKPDFYSQSCPRAERIIAEVMQTKQMANPTTAAGVLRVFFHDCFVSGCDASVLIASTQFQKSEHDAEINHSLPGDAFDAVVRAKLALELECPGVVSCADILALASGVLVTMTGGPRYPIPLGRKDSLTSSPTAPDVELPHSNFTMDRLIQMFGAKGFTVQELVALSGAHTLGFSHCKEFADRLYNFRNKGGKPEPFDPSMNPSYARGLQDVCKDYLKDPTIAAFNDIMTPGKFDNMYFVNLERGLGLLSTDEELWTDPRTKPLVQLYASNPTAFFTDFGRAMEKLSLYGVKTGADGEVRRRCDAYNSGPAIPGAFGGGAMPKM; this is encoded by the coding sequence ATGCACCAGCACGAGATACCAGCCATCATGCGCCtgtccctcctcctcctcgtggcCGCGCTCTCGGCGCGCGCCGCGGCGCAGCTGCCGGCGCCGGCGGGCGCTCTGAAGCCGGACTTCTACAGCCAGTCGTGCCCGCGCGCGGAGCGGATCATCGCGGAGGTTATGCAGACGAAGCAGATGGCGAACCCGACGACGGCCGCGGGCGTGCTCCGCGTcttcttccacgactgcttcgtcagCGGGTGCGACGCGTCGGTGCTGATCGCGTCCACCCAGTTCCAGAAGTCGGAGCACGACGCGGAGATCAACCACTCCCTCCCCGGGGACGCCTTCGACGCCGTGGTGCGCGCCAAGCTGGCCCTGGAGCTGGAGTGCCCCGGGGTGGTGTCCTGCGCCGACATCCTCGCGCTGGCGTCGGGAGTGCTGGTCACCATGACCGGCGGGCCCCGCTACCCGATCCCGCTGGGGCGGAAGGACTCGCTGACGTCGTCGCCCACGGCGCCCGACGTCGAGCTGCCCCACTCCAACTTCACCATGGACCGCCTCATCCAGATGTTCGGCGCCAAGGGGTTCACGGTGCAGGAGCTGGTGGCGCTGTCGGGCGCCCACACGCTGGGCTTCTCCCACTGCAAGGAGTTCGCCGACCGGCTCTACAACTTCCGCAACAAGGGCGGGAAGCCGGAGCCGTTCGACCCCAGCATGAACCCGTCCTACGCCAGGGGGCTGCAGGACGTGTGCAAGGACTACCTCAAGGACCCCACCATCGCCGCCTTCAACGACATCATGACGCCCGGCAAGTTCGACAACATGTACTTCGTCAACCTGGAGCGCGGCCTCGGCCTGCTCAGCACCGACGAGGAGCTGTGGACGGACCCGCGCACCAAGCCCCTCGTGCAGCTCTACGCCTCCAACCCCACCGCCTTCTTCACCGACTTCGGCCGCGCCATGGAGAAGCTCAGCTTGTACGGCGTCAAGACcggcgccgacggcgaggtcaggCGGCGCTGCGACGCCTACAACAGCGGCCCCGCCATCCCCGGCGCCTTCGGCGGCGGCGCCATGCCCAAGATGTGA